A window of Leclercia adecarboxylata contains these coding sequences:
- the araJ gene encoding MFS transporter AraJ, translating to MKKTVFSLALGTFGLGMAEFGIMGVLTELARDVGISIPSAGNMISFYAFGVVIGAPIIAIFSSKFSLKTILLFLVTLCLIGNAIFTFSTSYTMLAIGRLVSGFPHGAFFGVGTIILSRIVPPGKVTLAVAGMIAGMTVANLAGVPLGTWLGHQFSWRYTFFLIAAFNLLVLLSVALWVPQTFDNSQTRLSEQFHFLKKPEPWFIFAATMFGNAGVFAWFSFVKPFMINVSGFSEGVMTAIMMLMGLGMVLGNLFSGKLSGRYSPLRIAAMTDLVIVLSLLLLFALGDRPVASLGMGFICCAGLFALSAPLQILLLQNAKGGEMLGAAGGQVAFNLGSAIGAYFGGMMITLGFSWSYVTLPAALLSFLAMSSLLIYGYLKARRAGETTRALA from the coding sequence ATGAAAAAGACGGTCTTTTCGTTAGCACTTGGTACCTTCGGTCTGGGGATGGCCGAGTTTGGCATTATGGGCGTACTCACCGAGCTGGCGCGGGACGTGGGGATCTCCATTCCGTCTGCCGGGAATATGATTTCGTTTTACGCCTTTGGCGTGGTGATTGGTGCGCCGATTATCGCGATCTTTTCCAGCAAGTTTTCGCTGAAAACCATTCTGCTGTTCCTGGTGACGCTCTGTCTCATCGGCAATGCGATTTTTACTTTCTCAACCTCCTACACCATGCTGGCGATCGGACGGCTTGTTTCTGGCTTTCCGCACGGTGCGTTCTTCGGAGTCGGCACCATCATTCTTTCCCGCATTGTGCCGCCCGGCAAAGTGACCCTGGCTGTGGCGGGGATGATTGCCGGGATGACGGTGGCCAATCTGGCGGGCGTGCCGCTGGGCACCTGGCTTGGGCACCAGTTTAGCTGGCGCTACACCTTCTTCCTCATTGCCGCCTTTAACCTGCTGGTGCTGCTCTCTGTGGCGCTGTGGGTCCCCCAGACGTTCGATAACTCGCAGACCCGCCTGAGCGAGCAGTTCCATTTTCTCAAAAAGCCGGAGCCGTGGTTTATCTTTGCCGCCACCATGTTCGGTAACGCCGGGGTTTTCGCGTGGTTCAGCTTCGTTAAGCCGTTTATGATCAACGTGTCCGGCTTTTCCGAAGGGGTGATGACCGCGATCATGATGCTGATGGGCCTTGGCATGGTGCTGGGCAACCTGTTCAGCGGCAAACTCTCCGGCCGCTACAGCCCGCTGCGGATCGCGGCGATGACCGACCTGGTGATTGTGCTTTCTCTGCTGCTGCTGTTTGCCCTGGGTGATAGGCCTGTGGCCTCGCTGGGGATGGGCTTTATCTGCTGTGCCGGGCTGTTTGCGCTATCGGCACCGCTGCAGATCCTGCTGCTGCAAAATGCCAAAGGTGGGGAGATGCTCGGTGCGGCAGGCGGCCAGGTAGCGTTTAACCTTGGCAGCGCCATCGGGGCGTACTTTGGCGGGATGATGATTACCCTGGGCTTCAGCTGGAGTTACGTGACGTTACCGGCGGCACTGCTGTCCTTCCTGGCGATGTCGTCGCTGCTGATTTACGGATATCTGAAAGCCCGGCGGGCGGGAGAGACCACTCGGGCATTAGCCTGA
- the ppk2 gene encoding polyphosphate kinase 2, giving the protein MADKKKSKTVATTPPPVPLKRTEYEKELHRLHVELVKLQRWVVSKGLKVCVVFEGRDGAGKGGTIKALTERVSPRVFRVVALPAPTEKEKSQLYFQRYVPHLPSAGEIVIFDRSWYNRAGVERVMGFCTEEQVEKFLDGAPIIERAMVDAGIILIKYWLEVTPKEQERRLRDRINDGRKTWKLSPMDIKSFTKWDEYTEARDAMFAATDTAWAPWFVARSEDKKRVRLNIISHLLSQIPYKDLPEEEVKLPKRKIGKIKPTAYPFRYIKEKF; this is encoded by the coding sequence ATGGCAGATAAAAAGAAAAGCAAAACCGTTGCGACGACACCGCCTCCCGTCCCCCTTAAACGCACGGAGTATGAAAAAGAGCTGCATCGCCTGCATGTGGAGCTGGTTAAGCTTCAGCGGTGGGTGGTGAGCAAAGGCCTGAAGGTGTGCGTGGTGTTTGAAGGCCGCGACGGCGCGGGCAAAGGCGGCACCATTAAAGCCCTGACCGAGCGCGTCAGCCCGCGCGTCTTCCGGGTGGTGGCGCTGCCGGCTCCGACAGAGAAAGAGAAGAGCCAGCTCTATTTCCAGCGCTACGTCCCCCATTTGCCCTCAGCAGGAGAAATCGTGATCTTCGACCGCAGCTGGTACAACCGCGCGGGCGTGGAACGGGTCATGGGTTTCTGTACCGAAGAGCAGGTAGAAAAGTTCCTCGACGGTGCCCCCATTATCGAAAGAGCGATGGTCGATGCGGGCATTATTCTGATCAAATACTGGCTGGAAGTGACGCCCAAAGAGCAGGAGCGACGCCTGCGCGATCGCATAAATGACGGACGCAAGACCTGGAAACTCTCCCCGATGGATATCAAATCCTTTACCAAATGGGATGAGTACACCGAAGCGCGTGACGCCATGTTCGCCGCCACCGACACCGCCTGGGCGCCGTGGTTTGTCGCCCGCTCGGAGGATAAAAAGCGCGTGCGGCTGAATATAATCTCGCACCTGCTGTCGCAAATTCCGTATAAAGACCTGCCGGAAGAAGAGGTTAAATTACCGAAACGTAAAATCGGCAAAATTAAACCAACAGCTTATCCGTTCCGTTACATTAAAGAGAAGTTCTGA
- a CDS encoding type II toxin-antitoxin system CcdA family antitoxin yields the protein MKVDAPKNTAVKEHLTGATPRPALTPEERIEQRKRDKEFMRAMNEFVAKAGLLSDDPFFGGI from the coding sequence ATGAAAGTGGATGCCCCGAAAAACACCGCAGTCAAAGAGCATTTAACCGGCGCCACGCCGCGCCCGGCATTAACCCCGGAGGAACGAATCGAACAACGGAAACGCGATAAGGAATTCATGCGAGCTATGAATGAGTTTGTCGCAAAAGCAGGCTTATTATCTGATGATCCTTTTTTCGGAGGGATCTAA
- a CDS encoding CcdB family protein, producing MCYQFDVYRNPSAKTCELHPYLMVIQHDYYDDLSTRLILPLSYRNNLSGHINPAAALINIDFLTLFMNTPGITSVEKKKLTNNYYVTNMQSARTRVVAVIDALITNT from the coding sequence ATGTGCTACCAGTTTGATGTATACCGTAATCCGTCAGCCAAAACCTGTGAATTACACCCTTACCTGATGGTAATTCAGCATGATTATTACGATGACCTGTCAACCCGTTTAATACTGCCATTAAGTTATCGAAATAATCTATCAGGCCATATTAATCCGGCGGCTGCGCTTATTAATATCGATTTCCTGACGCTATTCATGAATACGCCGGGTATTACCAGCGTTGAGAAAAAGAAACTTACCAATAACTATTATGTGACCAACATGCAAAGTGCGAGAACCCGGGTCGTTGCTGTAATTGACGCCTTAATCACCAACACCTGA
- the fdnI gene encoding formate dehydrogenase-N subunit gamma — MSKSKMIVRTKFIDRACHWTVVICFFLVSLSGISFFFPTLQWLTETFGTPQMGRILHPFFGVLIFVALMFMFVRFVHHNIPDRQDIPWLKGIVEVLKGNEHKVAKVGKYNAGQKMMFWTIMSMIFVLLVTGVIIWRPYFAQYFPMQVVRYSLLIHATSAIILIHAILIHMYMAFWVKGSIKGMIEGKVSRRWAQKHHPRWYRDVERMEAQKESREGMK, encoded by the coding sequence ATGAGTAAGTCGAAGATGATTGTGCGCACGAAGTTTATCGACCGCGCCTGTCACTGGACGGTGGTGATCTGCTTCTTCCTGGTGTCGTTGTCGGGGATTTCGTTCTTCTTCCCGACCCTGCAGTGGCTGACGGAGACCTTCGGTACCCCGCAGATGGGGCGCATTCTGCATCCGTTCTTTGGGGTACTGATTTTCGTGGCGCTGATGTTTATGTTCGTGCGATTTGTGCATCACAACATTCCCGACAGGCAGGATATTCCCTGGCTGAAGGGCATTGTCGAAGTGCTGAAGGGCAACGAGCATAAAGTCGCGAAGGTAGGCAAATATAACGCCGGGCAGAAGATGATGTTCTGGACCATCATGAGCATGATCTTTGTGCTGCTGGTGACCGGGGTGATTATCTGGCGTCCGTACTTTGCGCAGTACTTCCCGATGCAGGTGGTACGCTACAGCCTGCTGATCCACGCCACGTCGGCCATTATCTTAATTCACGCCATTCTTATTCATATGTATATGGCGTTCTGGGTTAAGGGTTCGATCAAAGGAATGATTGAAGGGAAGGTGAGCCGCCGCTGGGCGCAGAAACACCACCCACGCTGGTACCGGGACGTAGAGCGCATGGAAGCGCAAAAAGAGAGTCGTGAAGGCATGAAGTAA
- the fdxH gene encoding formate dehydrogenase subunit beta gives MSMETQDVIKRSATNGITPAPRARDYKAEVAKLIDVSSCVGCKACQVACSEWNDIRDEVGHCVGVYDNPADLSAKSWTVMRFSETEQNGKLEWLIRKDGCMHCEDPGCLKACPSAGAIIQYANGIVDFQQDNCIGCGYCIAGCPFNVPRLSKEDNRVYKCTLCVDRVSVGQEPACVKTCPTGAIHFGTKKEMLEVAQQRVDKLKARGYAHAGVYNPQGVGGTHVMYVLHHRDQPELYHNLPKDPAIDTSINLWKGALKPLSAAGFIATFAGLIYHYIGIGPNKEVDDEEEEHHE, from the coding sequence ATGTCGATGGAAACACAAGACGTCATCAAACGCTCCGCCACCAACGGTATTACCCCCGCGCCTCGTGCGCGGGATTACAAAGCGGAAGTGGCAAAGCTTATCGATGTCTCCTCCTGCGTGGGCTGCAAAGCCTGCCAGGTGGCCTGCTCGGAGTGGAACGACATCCGCGACGAGGTGGGGCACTGCGTTGGGGTTTACGATAACCCGGCCGATCTGAGCGCCAAATCCTGGACGGTGATGCGCTTTAGCGAAACGGAGCAGAACGGCAAACTGGAGTGGCTGATCCGTAAAGATGGCTGTATGCACTGCGAGGATCCGGGGTGTCTGAAAGCCTGTCCGTCCGCCGGGGCGATTATTCAGTACGCCAACGGCATCGTCGATTTCCAGCAGGATAACTGCATCGGCTGCGGGTACTGCATCGCCGGGTGTCCGTTCAACGTGCCGCGCCTGAGCAAGGAGGATAACCGGGTCTACAAATGCACCCTGTGCGTGGATCGCGTCAGCGTTGGCCAGGAGCCAGCCTGCGTGAAGACCTGTCCGACCGGGGCAATCCACTTCGGCACCAAAAAAGAGATGCTGGAGGTAGCGCAGCAGCGCGTCGATAAGCTGAAAGCGCGCGGCTATGCCCATGCGGGGGTGTATAACCCGCAGGGCGTGGGCGGCACGCACGTGATGTATGTCTTGCACCATCGGGATCAGCCGGAGCTGTATCACAATCTGCCGAAGGATCCGGCGATTGATACCTCCATCAACCTGTGGAAAGGGGCCCTGAAGCCGCTCTCGGCGGCGGGCTTTATCGCTACCTTTGCCGGGTTGATTTATCACTATATTGGGATAGGGCCGAACAAAGAGGTAGATGACGAGGAGGAGGAGCATCATGAGTAA
- the fdnG gene encoding formate dehydrogenase-N subunit alpha: protein MDVSRRQFFKICAGGMAGTTVAALGFAPKMALAQARNYKLLRAKEIRNTCTYCSVGCGLLMYSLGDGAKNAKESIYHIEGDADHPVSRGALCPKGAGLLDYVHSDNRLRYPEYRAPGSDKWQRLSWDEAFTRIAKLMKADRDANFVETNEQGVTVNRWLSTGMLCASAASNETGMLTQKFVRSLGMLAVDNQARVUHGPTVASLAPTFGRGAMTNHWVDIKNANVVVVMGGNAAEAHPVGFRWAMEAKNNNEATLIVVDPRFTRTASVADIYAPIRSGTDITFLSGVLLYLIENNKINAEYVKHYTNANLLVREDFAFDDGLFSGYDAEKRQYDKSSWNYQFDENGYARRDETLTDPRCVWNLLKQHVSRYTPEVVENICGTPKADFLKVCEVLASTSAADRTTTFLYALGWTQHTVGAQNIRTMAMIQLLLGNMGMAGGGVNALRGHSNIQGLTDLGLLSTSLPGYLTLPSEKQTDLQTYLAANTPKATLPDQVNYWSNYPKFFVSLMKSFYGDAAQKENDWGFNWLPKWDQSYDVIKYFNMMAKGDVTGYICQGFNPVASFPDKNKIVASLSKLKYMVVIDPLVTETSTFWQNHGEMNDVDPAAIQTEVFRLPSTCFAEEDGSIANSGRWLQWHWKGQDAPGEARNDGEILAGIYHRLREMYRAEGGKGVEPLLGMNWHYKQPDHPESEEVAKENNGVALADLYDANGNLVAKKGQLLNSFAHLRDDGTTASSCWIYTGSWTEQGNQMANRDNADPSGLGNTLGWAWAWPLNRRVLYNRASADINGKPWDPKRMLIQWNGSKWTGNDIPDYNTAAPGSNTGPFIMQPEGLGRLFALDKLAEGPFPEHYEPMETPLGTNPLHPNVVSSPVVRVYQEDVVRMGKKDKFPYVGTTYRLTEHFHTWTKHARLNAIAQPEQFVEISETLAKAKGIANGDRVKVSSQRGFIRAVAVVTRRLQALNVHGQQVETVGIPLHWGFEGVAQKGYIANTLTPAVGDSNSQTPEYKAFLVNIEKG, encoded by the coding sequence ATGGACGTCAGTCGCAGACAGTTTTTTAAAATCTGCGCGGGCGGTATGGCCGGAACAACAGTAGCCGCTCTGGGGTTTGCCCCCAAAATGGCGCTGGCTCAGGCGCGCAACTATAAGTTGCTGCGTGCCAAAGAGATCCGTAACACCTGCACATACTGCTCCGTGGGATGCGGGCTATTGATGTATAGCCTGGGTGATGGCGCAAAGAACGCTAAAGAGTCGATTTATCATATTGAAGGCGACGCCGATCATCCGGTCAGCCGCGGGGCGTTATGCCCGAAAGGGGCCGGTCTGCTGGACTATGTCCACAGCGATAACCGTCTGCGTTACCCGGAATACCGCGCGCCAGGCTCCGATAAATGGCAGCGGCTCTCCTGGGATGAAGCCTTCACCCGCATCGCGAAGCTGATGAAAGCCGACCGCGATGCCAACTTCGTCGAGACCAACGAGCAGGGCGTGACGGTCAACCGCTGGCTCTCAACCGGGATGCTCTGCGCCTCTGCGGCAAGTAATGAAACCGGCATGCTGACGCAAAAATTTGTGCGCTCACTTGGCATGCTGGCGGTAGACAACCAGGCGCGCGTCTGACACGGACCAACGGTAGCAAGTCTTGCTCCAACATTTGGTCGCGGTGCGATGACCAACCACTGGGTTGATATCAAAAACGCTAACGTCGTGGTGGTGATGGGCGGCAACGCCGCGGAAGCCCATCCGGTGGGATTCCGCTGGGCGATGGAAGCGAAAAACAACAACGAAGCGACGCTTATCGTCGTCGATCCGCGCTTTACGCGTACGGCATCGGTGGCAGATATCTATGCGCCGATCCGCTCCGGTACGGACATTACGTTCCTCTCCGGCGTGCTGCTGTACCTGATTGAAAATAACAAGATTAACGCCGAGTACGTTAAGCACTACACCAACGCTAACCTGCTGGTGCGGGAGGACTTTGCCTTTGATGACGGGCTGTTCAGCGGCTATGACGCCGAAAAACGCCAGTACGATAAGTCCTCCTGGAACTACCAGTTCGATGAGAACGGCTACGCCAGACGCGATGAAACCCTGACCGACCCGCGCTGCGTGTGGAACCTGCTGAAACAGCATGTCTCCCGCTATACGCCGGAGGTAGTGGAGAACATCTGCGGGACGCCAAAAGCGGACTTCCTGAAAGTGTGTGAAGTGCTGGCCTCCACCAGTGCCGCCGACCGAACCACCACGTTCCTGTACGCGCTGGGCTGGACGCAACACACCGTGGGTGCGCAGAACATCCGCACCATGGCGATGATCCAGCTGCTGCTTGGCAACATGGGCATGGCTGGTGGCGGGGTGAACGCCCTGCGCGGTCACTCCAACATTCAGGGGTTAACGGATCTGGGACTGCTGTCCACCAGCCTGCCGGGCTATCTGACGCTGCCGTCTGAAAAGCAGACCGACCTGCAAACATACCTGGCGGCGAACACGCCAAAAGCGACGCTGCCGGACCAGGTCAACTACTGGAGCAACTATCCGAAGTTCTTCGTCAGCCTGATGAAATCCTTCTACGGCGATGCGGCGCAGAAGGAGAACGACTGGGGCTTTAACTGGTTGCCAAAATGGGATCAGTCTTACGACGTCATCAAGTATTTCAACATGATGGCGAAGGGCGATGTGACGGGCTATATCTGCCAGGGCTTTAACCCGGTGGCCTCGTTCCCGGATAAGAACAAAATTGTCGCCAGCCTGAGCAAGCTGAAGTACATGGTGGTGATCGACCCGCTGGTTACCGAAACCTCGACCTTCTGGCAGAACCACGGCGAGATGAACGACGTCGATCCTGCCGCCATTCAGACTGAAGTATTCCGTCTGCCGTCCACCTGCTTTGCGGAAGAGGACGGCTCCATCGCCAACTCCGGCCGCTGGCTGCAGTGGCACTGGAAGGGGCAGGACGCGCCGGGTGAAGCTCGCAACGACGGCGAAATCCTTGCCGGGATTTACCATCGCCTGCGCGAGATGTACCGCGCCGAAGGCGGTAAAGGCGTCGAGCCGCTGCTGGGGATGAACTGGCACTACAAACAGCCGGATCACCCTGAGTCGGAAGAGGTGGCGAAAGAGAACAACGGCGTGGCGCTGGCCGATCTCTATGACGCCAACGGCAATCTGGTGGCGAAGAAAGGCCAGCTGCTGAACAGCTTTGCCCATCTGCGTGACGACGGCACAACGGCCTCGTCGTGCTGGATCTACACCGGCAGCTGGACGGAGCAGGGTAACCAGATGGCCAACCGCGATAATGCCGACCCGTCAGGGCTGGGCAATACGCTGGGCTGGGCCTGGGCATGGCCGCTAAACCGTCGGGTGCTGTACAACCGCGCGTCGGCGGATATCAACGGTAAACCGTGGGATCCGAAACGGATGCTGATCCAGTGGAACGGCAGCAAGTGGACCGGGAACGATATTCCGGACTACAACACCGCCGCGCCGGGCAGCAACACCGGGCCGTTTATCATGCAGCCGGAAGGGCTGGGACGTCTGTTTGCCCTTGATAAGCTGGCGGAAGGACCTTTCCCGGAACATTACGAGCCGATGGAAACGCCGCTCGGGACTAACCCGCTGCACCCGAACGTGGTCTCCAGTCCGGTGGTTCGTGTCTACCAGGAAGACGTGGTGCGTATGGGTAAGAAAGATAAATTCCCGTACGTCGGCACCACCTATCGCCTGACCGAGCATTTCCACACCTGGACCAAGCATGCGCGTCTGAACGCCATCGCCCAGCCGGAGCAGTTTGTGGAGATAAGCGAAACCCTGGCGAAGGCCAAAGGCATTGCCAACGGCGATCGCGTCAAGGTCAGCAGCCAGCGCGGGTTTATTCGCGCCGTGGCGGTGGTGACCCGTCGCCTGCAGGCTCTGAACGTTCATGGCCAGCAGGTGGAAACCGTGGGTATCCCACTGCACTGGGGCTTTGAAGGGGTGGCGCAGAAGGGCTATATCGCCAACACCCTGACGCCTGCGGTCGGGGATTCCAACTCGCAAACGCCGGAGTATAAGGCGTTTCTGGTTAACATCGAGAAAGGCTAA
- the yddG gene encoding aromatic amino acid DMT transporter YddG — MDRKRATLIGLAAIVLWSTMVGLIRGVSEGLGPVGGAAAIYTLSGLLCLVTVGFPNLRRFSPRYLIAGSVLFVSYEICLALSLGYAATRHQAIEVGMVNYLWPSLTIVFAILFNGQRSTLWVIPGLIIALLGVSWVLGGENGLNPTEITRNVVSNPLSYGLAFAGAFIWAAYCTVTSKYANGQNGITLFVLLTALTLWLKYAFSDQPEMVFSLPVVIKLLMCGVALGFGYASWNIGILHGNVTLLAAASYFTPVLSAALAAVLLSAPLSLSFWQGAMLVCAGSLLCWYATRSRVG, encoded by the coding sequence ATGGACAGAAAAAGAGCCACCCTGATCGGTCTGGCCGCGATTGTGCTCTGGAGCACGATGGTGGGCCTGATCAGAGGTGTCAGTGAGGGATTGGGCCCGGTCGGGGGCGCGGCGGCAATTTATACACTCAGCGGTTTACTCTGTCTGGTGACGGTAGGCTTCCCCAACCTGCGACGTTTCTCGCCACGATACCTGATCGCCGGCAGCGTGCTGTTCGTCAGCTATGAGATCTGTCTTGCCCTGTCGTTAGGCTACGCCGCCACCCGCCATCAGGCGATTGAGGTGGGGATGGTGAATTACCTCTGGCCAAGCCTGACCATCGTGTTCGCCATTTTATTCAACGGCCAGCGATCCACCCTGTGGGTGATCCCGGGTCTGATTATCGCCCTGCTGGGGGTCAGCTGGGTATTGGGCGGCGAGAACGGGCTCAACCCGACTGAGATTACCCGTAACGTTGTCTCTAACCCGCTGAGTTACGGCCTCGCATTTGCTGGCGCGTTTATCTGGGCGGCCTACTGTACCGTAACCAGCAAATACGCCAACGGCCAGAATGGGATCACGCTGTTTGTGCTGCTGACGGCGCTAACCCTGTGGCTGAAATATGCCTTCAGCGATCAGCCTGAGATGGTGTTTAGCCTGCCGGTGGTAATAAAGCTTTTGATGTGCGGCGTGGCGCTGGGGTTCGGTTACGCGTCGTGGAATATTGGAATTTTGCACGGCAACGTGACGCTGCTGGCGGCGGCATCCTATTTTACCCCGGTGCTGTCGGCAGCGCTGGCAGCCGTACTGCTGAGCGCCCCGCTGTCGTTGAGTTTCTGGCAGGGGGCGATGCTGGTGTGTGCCGGGTCGCTGTTGTGCTGGTATGCGACGCGGTCGCGGGTGGGTTGA
- a CDS encoding MFS transporter: MFRQWLALVIIVLVYIPVAIDATVLHVAAPTLSMTLDATGNELLWIIDIYSLVMAGMVLPMGALGDRIGFKRLLIMGSSLFGLSSLAAAFAPTAGWLIAARALLAVGAAMIIPATLAGIRTLFADARQRNIALGVWAAVGSGGAAFGPLIGGMLLAHFYWGAVFLINVPIVLLVVSLAARFVPAQQGRPEQPLNITHALMLIVAILLLVYSAKTALKGAPSPWLVAGTLVTGAALLCVFVRIQLRARTPMIDMRLFGHRVILSGVVMAMTAMIALVGFELLMAQELQFVHGFTPFEAGMFMLPLMVASGFSGPIAGVLVGRLGLRIVATGGMGLSALSFIGLSMLDFSTQQWQAWSLMVLLGFSAASALLASTSAIMAAAPKEKAAAAGAIETMSYELGAGLGIAIFGLLLTRSFSASIELPNGLDATLAGHASSSIGEAVKVAQDLPPALAESVIEAAKTAFITSHSVALGSAGGMLLVLAVGIGFSLSKVSPR, from the coding sequence ATGTTTCGTCAGTGGTTAGCGTTAGTGATTATCGTGCTGGTCTATATCCCGGTCGCGATTGACGCCACGGTGCTGCACGTTGCGGCGCCGACGCTGAGTATGACCCTGGATGCCACCGGCAATGAACTGCTGTGGATCATTGATATCTACTCGCTGGTGATGGCCGGTATGGTGCTGCCGATGGGGGCGCTCGGGGATCGCATTGGCTTTAAGCGCCTGCTGATTATGGGCAGTAGCCTGTTCGGGCTGTCGTCGCTGGCAGCGGCATTTGCGCCCACGGCAGGGTGGCTGATCGCGGCGCGGGCGCTGCTGGCCGTCGGTGCGGCGATGATTATTCCCGCGACGCTTGCCGGGATCCGCACGCTGTTTGCCGACGCGCGTCAGCGCAATATCGCCCTCGGCGTCTGGGCGGCGGTGGGGTCGGGCGGGGCAGCTTTTGGCCCGCTGATCGGCGGCATGCTGCTGGCGCATTTCTACTGGGGCGCGGTGTTTCTGATCAACGTCCCGATTGTGCTACTGGTGGTCTCCCTGGCGGCGCGTTTTGTACCCGCGCAGCAGGGGCGGCCCGAGCAGCCGCTCAATATCACTCATGCCTTGATGCTGATCGTGGCGATTTTGCTGCTGGTCTACAGCGCCAAAACCGCGTTAAAAGGAGCGCCTTCGCCGTGGCTGGTGGCGGGCACGCTGGTGACGGGCGCAGCGTTATTGTGTGTTTTTGTACGTATCCAGCTGCGCGCCCGCACGCCGATGATCGACATGCGGCTTTTTGGCCATCGTGTGATTTTAAGCGGCGTGGTGATGGCGATGACGGCGATGATCGCCCTGGTGGGTTTCGAACTGCTGATGGCCCAGGAGCTGCAGTTTGTCCACGGCTTCACCCCCTTTGAAGCGGGAATGTTTATGCTGCCGCTGATGGTTGCCAGCGGTTTCAGCGGGCCGATTGCCGGGGTTTTGGTGGGACGTCTGGGGCTGCGGATTGTGGCGACCGGCGGCATGGGGCTGAGCGCGCTTAGCTTTATCGGGCTGTCGATGCTCGATTTCAGCACCCAACAGTGGCAGGCCTGGAGCCTGATGGTGTTGCTGGGATTCAGTGCGGCGAGCGCGCTGCTGGCCTCCACCTCGGCAATCATGGCCGCCGCGCCAAAAGAGAAAGCCGCTGCCGCCGGGGCGATTGAGACCATGTCCTACGAGCTGGGCGCGGGGCTTGGGATCGCTATCTTCGGTCTGCTGCTGACGCGTAGCTTCTCGGCATCTATTGAGTTGCCGAACGGGCTGGACGCCACGCTCGCCGGACATGCTTCATCTTCCATCGGCGAGGCGGTAAAAGTCGCGCAGGACTTGCCGCCTGCGCTGGCGGAATCCGTGATAGAGGCGGCTAAAACGGCGTTTATCACCTCCCACAGCGTGGCGCTGGGCAGCGCCGGCGGGATGCTGCTGGTGCTGGCTGTGGGGATCGGGTTTAGCCTTTCGAAGGTATCGCCGCGGTAA
- a CDS encoding TetR family transcriptional regulator: MSYLSKDERREEILQAAMRVALNEGFTAMTVRRIAAEAKVATGQVHHHFSSAGELKAQAFVRLIRTLLDAEIVAENASWRERLHAMLGSENGGFEPYIKLWREAQIEAVRDAEIKSAYLLTMHMWHEETVAIIEQGGVAGEFLRVDHAADIAWRLIALVCGLDGMYVLGMAEMAGSALFRHLDRAIGLELFSQR; this comes from the coding sequence ATGAGCTATCTGAGTAAGGACGAACGGCGGGAAGAGATCCTTCAGGCCGCCATGCGCGTAGCGCTAAACGAGGGCTTTACCGCGATGACCGTCAGACGTATCGCCGCCGAGGCAAAAGTGGCGACAGGCCAGGTCCATCATCACTTCTCCTCTGCTGGCGAGCTGAAAGCCCAGGCCTTTGTGCGCCTGATCCGCACCCTGTTGGATGCCGAGATAGTGGCAGAAAACGCCAGCTGGCGCGAACGACTGCACGCCATGCTCGGCAGTGAAAACGGCGGATTTGAACCCTACATTAAACTCTGGCGTGAGGCGCAGATTGAGGCTGTAAGGGATGCTGAGATCAAAAGCGCCTACCTGCTGACCATGCATATGTGGCATGAAGAGACCGTCGCCATTATTGAACAGGGCGGTGTTGCGGGTGAATTTTTACGCGTTGACCACGCAGCCGATATCGCATGGCGGCTGATCGCGTTGGTGTGCGGCCTTGATGGTATGTATGTGCTGGGGATGGCTGAGATGGCCGGGTCGGCGCTCTTCCGTCATCTGGACAGAGCGATCGGCTTAGAGCTTTTTTCTCAACGCTAA